A single window of Paracoccus albus DNA harbors:
- a CDS encoding ABC transporter ATP-binding protein, with translation MSAIVLKDLNISYGETPVVHDVNIEVAEGESFALVGESGSGKSTILKAIAGLAPDWTGEITVLGQPRGHKVDHGFATRCQMVFQDPYGSLHPRKTVDAVLSEPLRVHGIGNRPARVVEMLAAVGLEQRFRFRFPHQLSGGQRQRVAIARALMLEPKVMLLDEPTSALDVSVQAEILNLLKKLRREQGLTYLMVTHNLPVVGFMCDRMALMNKGRVVEIAPATALHDGSFKDPYSQALYAASGGNPDRKDIT, from the coding sequence ATGAGTGCCATTGTTCTGAAAGACCTGAATATCTCCTACGGTGAGACACCTGTCGTGCACGACGTGAATATCGAGGTGGCCGAGGGAGAGAGCTTTGCACTCGTCGGTGAGAGCGGATCGGGGAAGTCGACCATTCTCAAGGCGATTGCAGGGCTCGCGCCTGACTGGACGGGAGAGATCACCGTCCTGGGTCAGCCGCGCGGCCACAAGGTCGATCACGGCTTTGCGACGCGCTGCCAGATGGTGTTCCAGGACCCCTATGGCTCGCTGCATCCGCGCAAGACGGTCGATGCTGTGCTGTCCGAACCGCTGCGAGTCCACGGTATCGGCAACCGCCCTGCCCGCGTGGTAGAGATGCTCGCCGCGGTCGGGCTGGAACAGCGGTTCCGCTTCCGCTTCCCGCATCAGCTGTCCGGCGGTCAGCGCCAGCGGGTGGCCATCGCCCGCGCGCTGATGCTGGAGCCGAAGGTGATGCTGCTGGACGAGCCGACATCTGCTCTGGATGTATCGGTTCAGGCAGAAATCCTGAACCTGCTGAAGAAGCTTCGCCGCGAACAGGGGCTGACCTATCTGATGGTGACGCACAATCTGCCGGTGGTTGGCTTCATGTGCGACCGCATGGCGCTGATGAACAAGGGCCGTGTGGTAGAGATCGCGCCAGCTACCGCGCTGCATGACGGCAGCTTCAAGGACCCTTACAGCCAGGCGCTCTATGCCGCATCTGGCGGCAACCCCGACCGCAAGGACATCACATGA
- a CDS encoding GAF domain-containing protein yields the protein MTDHDAIAHFTTALSDARSEAQAYDALCDLAKQTVGAKLFTVMTADMQAMLARRAYTDDPLNYPTSGTKPIEMDRWFEQVHTRHETFVANTLAEIDTVFPDAELIGQLGCGSVVNLPVILRGEMVATVNMLHEEGFYTPERVAAVRNVVTLPAMTAMALAETFGENIA from the coding sequence ATGACCGACCACGACGCCATCGCCCATTTTACCACGGCACTTTCGGATGCGCGCAGCGAAGCCCAGGCCTATGACGCGCTTTGTGATCTGGCAAAGCAAACGGTGGGCGCAAAGCTGTTCACCGTCATGACAGCCGATATGCAGGCCATGCTGGCACGCCGCGCCTATACCGACGATCCGCTGAACTACCCCACTTCCGGCACCAAACCGATTGAAATGGATCGCTGGTTCGAGCAGGTCCACACCCGCCACGAAACCTTCGTCGCGAACACATTGGCAGAGATCGATACCGTGTTCCCCGATGCCGAATTGATCGGACAACTTGGCTGCGGGTCGGTCGTAAATCTGCCGGTCATACTTCGCGGGGAAATGGTCGCGACCGTCAACATGCTGCATGAAGAAGGTTTCTATACGCCCGAACGTGTTGCCGCAGTCCGCAATGTCGTGACACTTCCAGCGATGACAGCGATGGCGCTTGCGGAAACTTTTGGCGAAAATATCGCTTGA
- a CDS encoding helix-turn-helix domain-containing protein has translation MSETKPKAEPRLGPAIRKRRKQMQLTLQALGDRAAVSVGYLSQVERDNATPSLGTLAQIADALDVSLDYFISAPKPTDGLTRAGRRPQFSLPSSDMTYENLAADFPGAELSGFVLTVPPGYASETVSHEGEEMIFVLEGELVQELGGQEIRMTVGDCLHYSGQTPHAWSNRTDQPARLLWTGTLAVLNRTGGMQLPELSRRDRATVANET, from the coding sequence ATGTCAGAAACGAAACCGAAGGCAGAACCGCGCCTTGGTCCCGCGATTCGCAAGCGACGGAAACAGATGCAGCTTACCCTGCAGGCGCTAGGCGATCGGGCGGCGGTATCGGTCGGATATCTCAGTCAGGTCGAACGTGACAATGCGACGCCCAGCCTGGGAACGTTGGCGCAGATTGCCGACGCCCTCGATGTGTCGCTGGACTATTTCATTTCTGCGCCGAAGCCGACCGACGGCTTGACCCGTGCCGGACGTCGCCCGCAATTCTCGCTGCCAAGTTCAGACATGACCTATGAGAACCTTGCGGCAGATTTTCCGGGTGCCGAATTGTCCGGGTTTGTGCTGACGGTGCCGCCGGGATACGCTTCTGAAACGGTCAGTCATGAGGGCGAAGAGATGATCTTCGTGCTGGAAGGCGAGCTTGTTCAGGAACTGGGCGGTCAGGAAATTCGTATGACGGTTGGCGATTGCTTGCACTACAGCGGCCAGACCCCTCATGCGTGGAGCAACCGCACCGATCAGCCAGCCCGCCTGCTGTGGACAGGAACACTGGCTGTTCTGAACCGCACGGGCGGGATGCAACTGCCCGAACTTTCGCGCAGGGATCGCGCCACCGTAGCAAACGAAACGTGA
- the phoB gene encoding phosphate regulon transcriptional regulator PhoB — protein sequence MSARQTPCVLVVEDEGAQREVLRYNLESEGFEAIMAENGDEALLLVQEEQPDLIVLDWMLPNVSGIEICRRIKADPQTRQIPIIMLSARGDEVDRVRGLETGADDYVVKPYSVVELMARLRTQLRRTRPATMGERLSFGDIILDAGEHRVFRAGQALHLGPTEFRLLSTLMEKPGRVWTREQLLDRVWGRDIYVDTRTIDVHVGRLRKALMQNGGDNPVRTVRGTGYALG from the coding sequence ATGTCCGCACGACAAACTCCGTGCGTTCTGGTCGTGGAAGACGAAGGCGCTCAGCGCGAGGTGTTGAGATACAACCTCGAATCCGAGGGTTTCGAGGCGATCATGGCGGAAAACGGCGATGAGGCGCTGCTTCTGGTTCAGGAAGAACAGCCCGACCTGATCGTGTTGGACTGGATGCTGCCCAATGTCTCGGGGATCGAAATCTGTCGGCGCATCAAGGCCGACCCACAGACGCGCCAGATCCCGATTATCATGCTGTCCGCGCGCGGCGACGAGGTGGACCGGGTGCGCGGGCTGGAAACCGGCGCCGACGACTATGTCGTGAAGCCATATTCAGTGGTGGAGCTGATGGCGCGCCTGCGCACCCAGCTTCGCCGGACGCGCCCGGCAACTATGGGAGAGCGGCTGAGTTTCGGCGATATTATCCTTGATGCTGGCGAACATCGCGTTTTCCGCGCGGGGCAGGCGCTGCATCTGGGGCCGACCGAATTTCGACTGCTGTCAACGCTGATGGAAAAGCCGGGCCGGGTCTGGACGCGTGAACAGCTTCTGGACCGGGTCTGGGGTCGTGACATCTATGTTGATACCCGCACCATCGACGTCCATGTCGGGCGTTTGCGCAAAGCGCTGATGCAGAACGGAGGCGACAATCCCGTGCGGACCGTGCGTGGTACGGGCTACGCGCTCGGCTAG
- a CDS encoding ABC transporter ATP-binding protein yields the protein MTAPLLEIEDLRVSFPTPKGRVEVVKGLSLTLGRERLGIVGESGSGKSMTGRAILRLIRRPGRQDAKRMVFDGIDLTAKSERQMRALRGARISMIMQDPKFSLNPVITVGDQIAEALITHERLARRDVRDRVIEMLHSVRINDPERVVKLYPHEVSGGMGQRIMIAMMLIPRPDLLIADEPTSALDVSVQAQVLDLIDELVRDHGMGLILISHDLNLVARYCDRILVMHSGEVVESCAARDLHNASHPYTRGLLAAVPRMEETRDELPVLDRSAWGGT from the coding sequence GTGACCGCGCCGCTTCTGGAGATTGAGGATCTTCGCGTCAGCTTCCCGACGCCGAAAGGCCGGGTCGAGGTGGTCAAGGGTCTGTCCCTGACCCTTGGTCGCGAACGGCTGGGCATCGTCGGCGAAAGCGGGTCGGGAAAGTCGATGACCGGCCGCGCGATCCTGCGTCTGATCCGCCGCCCCGGACGGCAGGACGCCAAACGGATGGTCTTTGACGGGATCGACCTGACTGCAAAATCCGAACGTCAGATGCGGGCGCTGCGCGGGGCGCGCATCTCGATGATCATGCAGGACCCGAAATTCTCGCTGAATCCTGTGATAACGGTGGGCGACCAGATTGCCGAGGCGCTGATCACCCACGAACGCCTCGCCCGCCGCGATGTCCGCGACCGCGTGATCGAGATGCTGCATTCGGTGCGCATCAACGATCCCGAGCGGGTGGTGAAGCTGTATCCGCATGAAGTCTCGGGCGGGATGGGGCAACGCATCATGATTGCCATGATGCTGATCCCCCGCCCCGATCTTCTGATTGCGGATGAGCCGACCTCGGCGCTCGACGTATCGGTGCAGGCGCAGGTGCTGGACCTGATCGACGAACTCGTGCGCGATCACGGGATGGGTCTGATCCTGATCAGCCACGATCTGAACCTCGTCGCCCGTTATTGCGACCGCATTCTTGTAATGCATTCAGGCGAAGTCGTCGAAAGCTGTGCCGCGCGCGACCTTCACAACGCCAGCCATCCGTATACGCGCGGCCTGCTGGCCGCCGTGCCGCGGATGGAGGAAACGCGCGACGAGCTTCCTGTCCTCGACCGCAGCGCATGGGGTGGAACATGA
- a CDS encoding MFS transporter: MTPHTLILFLIAFLVGSDEFLLGPILTPIGADLGVAPERITLFIGAYALPLALLSPFLGGLSDRLGRRAVLLPSVVMFCLGSLGTALSPSYGVALFTRVLTGIGAAGMLPIAFSSAADSGAKRAPANIAAVQAGLTSGIILAPLYGAAVTTMFGWHWAFAGLAAAGALSLLGIGRLPVAQDGQDQPGSAGPVLVPGAFAAIAAMGLGLGGAIGIYAIAGERFRDLTEFGTRGVGAVYAGFGIMTLVGNLLMPRIIGRTRDGRQLMLFCLLGVMVAIVALFSLTLSAVLACLAMAIWAVLGGIGAPALQTYLASLSEARRGVLMALGASAMNLGVAIWSAVAAAFFATASSLVALLGFVLIGIACLFLASHKREDRVARA, encoded by the coding sequence ATGACACCTCATACCCTCATCCTGTTTCTGATCGCCTTTCTGGTTGGAAGTGACGAATTCCTGCTTGGCCCGATCCTGACGCCGATCGGTGCCGATCTGGGTGTCGCGCCAGAGCGGATTACGCTGTTCATCGGCGCTTATGCGCTTCCGCTGGCGCTGTTGTCGCCTTTTCTGGGGGGCTTATCGGACCGCCTCGGTCGTCGCGCGGTCCTGCTGCCATCTGTTGTGATGTTCTGCCTGGGATCGCTGGGCACAGCCCTGTCGCCGTCATATGGCGTCGCGCTCTTTACGCGTGTTCTGACCGGGATCGGGGCGGCGGGTATGTTGCCGATTGCCTTCTCAAGCGCTGCCGATAGCGGGGCAAAGCGCGCACCGGCCAACATCGCCGCCGTTCAGGCCGGGCTGACAAGTGGTATTATCCTTGCGCCCCTGTATGGCGCTGCCGTCACCACAATGTTTGGCTGGCACTGGGCTTTTGCAGGGCTTGCCGCTGCGGGGGCGCTATCGCTTCTGGGCATTGGCCGCCTGCCTGTCGCCCAGGATGGACAGGACCAGCCTGGCTCGGCCGGACCTGTGCTGGTGCCGGGTGCTTTCGCCGCCATCGCGGCGATGGGTCTCGGGCTCGGCGGAGCCATCGGCATCTATGCCATTGCTGGCGAGCGGTTCCGAGACCTGACGGAATTCGGGACTCGCGGCGTCGGTGCTGTCTATGCGGGGTTCGGCATCATGACACTTGTCGGCAACCTGTTGATGCCGCGTATCATCGGTCGCACAAGGGATGGTCGGCAGCTTATGCTGTTCTGCCTGCTGGGGGTCATGGTGGCAATCGTCGCGCTGTTCAGCCTGACGCTGAGCGCCGTGCTTGCATGTCTGGCGATGGCGATATGGGCGGTCCTTGGCGGGATCGGTGCCCCTGCCCTGCAAACATATCTCGCCAGCCTGTCAGAGGCGCGGCGCGGCGTGCTTATGGCGCTTGGCGCAAGCGCGATGAATCTTGGCGTCGCCATCTGGTCCGCAGTGGCGGCTGCCTTTTTTGCCACGGCGTCCAGCCTTGTGGCGCTGCTTGGCTTTGTGCTGATCGGGATAGCCTGTTTATTCCTGGCATCTCACAAGCGGGAGGATAGGGTCGCCAGAGCGTAA
- the phoU gene encoding phosphate signaling complex protein PhoU, whose amino-acid sequence MSSDTKHIASAFDRDLETLQALVVRMGGLVEAAIIDAAKALETFDEELAEDVRRRDKEIDRLDLQVNEEAARLIALRAPTATDLRLVLTVIKISASLERVGDYAKNMAKRSHVLSHLPVIEGAGMALRRMAVTVERLLKDALDSYIQRDADLAADVRDRDLEVDQMYNALFREFLTYMMEDPRHITACVHLHFIAKNIERMGDHATTIAEQVIYLVTGELPDEARPKKDGVVKTPAGAVEG is encoded by the coding sequence ATGAGCAGTGACACCAAACATATCGCTTCGGCTTTTGACCGCGATCTTGAGACGCTTCAAGCCTTGGTCGTCCGCATGGGCGGGCTGGTCGAGGCAGCGATTATCGATGCCGCCAAGGCGCTTGAAACCTTTGACGAGGAACTGGCCGAAGATGTCCGCCGCCGTGACAAGGAAATCGATCGGCTTGACCTTCAGGTGAACGAAGAGGCCGCGCGGCTGATCGCGCTTCGCGCGCCGACGGCGACGGATCTGCGTCTGGTGCTGACCGTGATCAAGATTTCGGCCTCGCTGGAGCGGGTCGGGGACTATGCGAAGAACATGGCCAAAAGAAGCCATGTCCTGTCCCATCTTCCGGTGATCGAAGGGGCGGGCATGGCGCTGCGTCGGATGGCGGTGACGGTTGAGCGTCTGCTGAAGGACGCGCTTGACAGCTATATCCAGCGTGACGCCGATCTGGCGGCGGATGTGCGTGACCGGGATCTGGAAGTGGACCAGATGTATAACGCGCTGTTCCGCGAATTCCTGACCTATATGATGGAAGATCCGCGTCATATCACCGCCTGCGTGCACCTTCACTTCATCGCCAAGAATATCGAGCGGATGGGCGATCATGCGACCACCATCGCCGAGCAGGTGATCTATCTGGTCACTGGCGAGTTGCCGGATGAGGCGCGTCCGAAGAAGGATGGCGTTGTGAAGACCCCAGCAGGCGCGGTGGAAGGATAA
- a CDS encoding ABC transporter permease: MSTTREWLLDESPASRLQASLGRSYRVILALMRNPLAVLGALILLALLIAAAFAPWIAPHSPYGQDLGARLLPPSAEHWMGTDELGRDIFSRVIYGARITLMIVAMVAVISAPLGLLIGAVSGYFGGWVDKIMMGLTDVFLSMPKLILALAFVAALGPGIENAVIAIAITAWPAYARIARAETLTFRNSEFIAATQLLGVSHLRIITGHVLPLCTSSMIVRVTLDMAGIILTAAGLGFLGLGAQPPLPEWGAMISRGRTFILDQWWVATMPGFAIILVSLGFCFLGDGLRDVLDPKQGGKS, from the coding sequence ATGAGCACGACCCGCGAGTGGCTTCTGGATGAATCACCTGCTTCGCGCCTTCAGGCAAGCCTCGGACGCAGCTATCGCGTGATTCTGGCGCTGATGCGCAACCCGCTGGCCGTGCTGGGTGCGTTGATCCTGCTTGCGCTGCTGATCGCGGCTGCATTCGCGCCGTGGATCGCGCCCCACAGCCCGTACGGTCAGGACCTGGGCGCAAGGCTGCTGCCACCCTCTGCCGAGCATTGGATGGGCACGGACGAACTGGGCCGCGACATCTTCAGCCGGGTCATCTATGGCGCACGCATCACGCTGATGATCGTGGCGATGGTGGCGGTCATCTCGGCCCCGCTGGGGCTGCTGATCGGAGCGGTGTCGGGTTATTTCGGCGGTTGGGTCGACAAGATAATGATGGGGCTGACAGATGTGTTCCTGTCCATGCCAAAGCTGATCCTTGCGCTTGCCTTTGTCGCAGCCCTTGGTCCGGGTATCGAAAACGCAGTCATAGCCATCGCTATCACGGCATGGCCCGCTTATGCGCGTATCGCGCGGGCAGAGACTTTGACCTTCCGCAATTCGGAATTCATCGCTGCGACCCAGCTTCTGGGCGTATCACACCTTCGGATCATCACAGGTCATGTCCTGCCGCTTTGTACGTCCTCGATGATCGTGCGGGTGACGCTGGACATGGCCGGGATCATCCTGACCGCCGCCGGCCTCGGCTTCCTGGGCCTGGGCGCGCAGCCGCCCCTGCCGGAATGGGGGGCGATGATCTCTCGCGGGCGGACCTTCATCCTCGATCAGTGGTGGGTGGCGACCATGCCGGGTTTCGCGATCATCCTTGTCTCACTGGGCTTCTGCTTCCTGGGGGACGGGCTCCGCGATGTTCTGGATCCGAAACAGGGGGGCAAGTCGTGA
- the pstB gene encoding phosphate ABC transporter ATP-binding protein PstB: MNDMTMVERQVTQDNDVKITARKVQVYYGDKHAIKDVDVDILDKTVTAFIGPSGCGKSTFLRCINRMNDTIDIARIEGNIEIDGQDIYDRRVDPVQLRARVGMVFQKPNPFPKSIFDNVAYGPKIHGLAANKAELDEIVERSLRGAALWDEVKDRLQEPGTGLSGGQQQRLCIARAVATQPEVLLMDEPCSALDPIATSQVEELIDQLRKEFSVVIVTHSMQQAARVSQRTAFFHLGNLVEYGLTDDIFTKPQDPRTESYISGRIG, translated from the coding sequence ATGAACGACATGACGATGGTGGAGCGCCAAGTGACGCAGGACAACGACGTCAAGATAACCGCACGCAAGGTGCAGGTCTATTATGGCGACAAACACGCAATCAAGGATGTGGATGTCGATATTCTCGACAAGACGGTAACGGCCTTTATCGGCCCGTCAGGCTGCGGTAAATCGACCTTTCTGCGGTGCATCAACCGCATGAACGACACGATCGACATCGCCCGGATCGAGGGTAACATCGAAATTGACGGTCAGGATATTTACGACCGCCGTGTCGATCCAGTGCAGCTGCGCGCCCGTGTTGGCATGGTGTTCCAGAAGCCGAACCCGTTCCCGAAATCGATTTTTGACAATGTCGCCTACGGTCCCAAGATCCACGGCCTAGCCGCAAACAAGGCCGAGTTGGACGAAATCGTCGAGAGGTCACTGCGTGGTGCTGCGCTGTGGGATGAGGTTAAGGACCGGCTGCAGGAACCCGGTACCGGACTTTCTGGCGGACAGCAGCAGCGGTTGTGTATCGCTCGCGCTGTGGCGACGCAGCCGGAAGTGCTGCTGATGGACGAACCCTGCTCGGCGCTTGACCCGATTGCCACCAGCCAGGTGGAAGAACTGATCGACCAGCTTCGCAAAGAATTTTCGGTGGTTATTGTGACACACTCAATGCAGCAGGCTGCGCGTGTCAGTCAGAGAACCGCATTTTTCCATTTGGGAAATCTGGTTGAATACGGCCTGACGGATGACATCTTCACCAAACCACAGGACCCCCGGACGGAAAGCTATATCTCGGGCCGGATCGGCTGA
- a CDS encoding ABC transporter permease produces MAADAAARGRFHRAAKSIAGFVILTVLTFIGLLAITFFIGRVVPIDPVLSVVGDRATQEQYDAARAAMGLDRPMIVQFFDYVGDVFRGELGRSISTNRPVAQDLATVFPATLEMATLGILIGVGLGVPLGVWAASRQGTWVDQLIRVFALLGYSVPAFWLGLVGLALFYAGLGWVAGPGRVDIFYEGLVEPVTGLMLVDAAIARDWEVFMNALDHLILPAAILGFFSLAYIARMTRSFMLDQLGQEYVTTARVKGVAEWRVIWTHAFRPIRVPLITVIGLSYAALLEGSVMIETVFSWPGIGNYLTVALLNADMNAVLGATLVIGAVFILINRLSDVLYRVLDPRSR; encoded by the coding sequence ATGGCCGCGGACGCCGCAGCGCGCGGAAGATTTCATCGGGCGGCGAAGTCAATAGCCGGCTTCGTTATCCTGACCGTGCTGACCTTCATCGGCCTGCTCGCGATCACGTTCTTCATCGGTCGCGTTGTGCCTATCGACCCGGTGCTGTCGGTCGTCGGCGACCGCGCCACGCAGGAACAATACGATGCAGCCCGTGCCGCGATGGGGCTGGACCGGCCAATGATCGTGCAGTTCTTCGACTATGTCGGCGACGTGTTCCGCGGCGAACTGGGGCGCTCTATTTCGACCAACCGCCCTGTGGCGCAGGATCTGGCCACCGTCTTTCCGGCGACGCTGGAAATGGCGACGCTGGGAATCCTAATCGGCGTCGGACTTGGCGTTCCGCTTGGGGTCTGGGCCGCGTCGCGTCAGGGAACATGGGTCGATCAGCTCATCCGGGTCTTTGCCCTGCTGGGTTATTCCGTGCCCGCTTTCTGGCTGGGGCTGGTCGGGCTGGCGCTGTTCTATGCCGGGCTTGGCTGGGTGGCAGGGCCGGGCCGCGTCGATATTTTCTATGAAGGACTGGTCGAGCCGGTTACCGGCCTGATGCTGGTCGATGCAGCAATCGCCCGCGATTGGGAGGTGTTCATGAATGCGCTAGACCACCTGATCCTGCCTGCCGCGATCCTCGGTTTCTTCTCGCTTGCCTATATCGCACGGATGACGCGCAGCTTTATGCTGGATCAGTTGGGGCAGGAATATGTCACCACCGCGCGGGTGAAGGGCGTTGCCGAATGGCGGGTCATCTGGACCCATGCCTTCCGCCCGATCCGCGTGCCCCTGATTACCGTGATCGGCCTGTCCTATGCTGCCCTGCTGGAGGGGTCTGTGATGATTGAGACCGTGTTCAGCTGGCCCGGTATCGGCAATTACCTGACCGTCGCGCTGCTGAACGCCGATATGAATGCCGTGCTTGGCGCGACGCTGGTGATCGGCGCGGTGTTCATCCTGATCAACCGGCTCTCGGACGTGCTGTATCGCGTCCTTGATCCACGCAGCCGCTAA
- a CDS encoding ABC transporter substrate-binding protein, producing MALPLTAFAETPDDALVVAQNIDDIVAIDPAQAYEFTSGELVTNLYDRLVQYDADDTTVLAGGLASEWEADAEAKTITFTLRDGATFASGNPVTAADVIYSFSRVIKLNLTPAFILTQLGWTPENVDEMVTGEGNTVTVKYEGDFSPAFVLNVLAARPASIVDSAVVMEHEVDGDMGNAWLNENAAGSGPFTLDRYQPAQMVRMSANENYFNGAPAMSSVIIRHVAESATQQLLLEQGDIDMARNLTPDQIASINSEEIKVETYPQAAVHFLSFNQKTESLTDPALWEAARYLVDYTGMTDTIINGQMEVHQAFWPKGFPGSYDETPFSYDPEKAKQILSDAGVDTPITVTLDVINSAPFTDMAQSLQASFADAGINFEILPGTGSQVITKYRERSHEAMLLYWGPDFMDPHSNAKAFAYNSDNSDENYAATTTWRNAWAVPDEMNAETMAALSEADPEKRAEMYQDLQKKVQEDSPIVIMFQAAYQVAMNNAVTGYVNGATSDFVYYRLVEKN from the coding sequence ATGGCGCTGCCGCTGACCGCCTTTGCCGAGACACCGGACGACGCGCTTGTCGTGGCGCAGAATATTGACGACATCGTCGCCATCGACCCGGCGCAGGCCTATGAATTTACGTCGGGTGAACTGGTCACCAACCTTTATGACCGGCTGGTTCAGTATGACGCTGATGATACGACCGTGCTGGCCGGTGGCCTCGCATCCGAGTGGGAGGCCGATGCAGAGGCGAAAACCATCACGTTCACGCTGCGGGACGGTGCGACCTTCGCTTCGGGGAACCCTGTCACTGCTGCCGATGTGATCTATTCTTTCAGCCGCGTCATCAAGCTGAATCTGACGCCCGCGTTCATTCTGACACAGCTTGGCTGGACCCCGGAGAATGTCGATGAAATGGTGACGGGTGAGGGGAACACCGTCACCGTGAAATATGAGGGCGATTTCTCTCCGGCTTTCGTTTTGAACGTGCTTGCCGCCCGCCCGGCCTCTATCGTCGACAGCGCCGTAGTCATGGAACACGAAGTCGATGGCGACATGGGTAATGCGTGGCTGAACGAGAATGCAGCCGGTTCGGGCCCCTTCACGCTGGACCGCTATCAGCCCGCGCAGATGGTTCGCATGTCGGCAAATGAAAACTACTTCAACGGCGCCCCGGCGATGAGCAGTGTCATCATTCGCCATGTCGCAGAATCCGCGACCCAGCAATTGCTGCTGGAGCAGGGCGATATCGACATGGCCCGCAACCTGACGCCGGATCAGATCGCCTCGATAAACAGCGAGGAAATCAAGGTTGAGACCTATCCGCAGGCCGCCGTGCACTTCCTTTCTTTCAACCAGAAGACGGAGAGCCTGACCGATCCCGCGCTATGGGAGGCCGCGCGCTATCTGGTGGATTACACCGGCATGACCGACACGATCATCAACGGCCAGATGGAGGTGCATCAGGCGTTCTGGCCAAAAGGCTTCCCCGGTTCATATGACGAAACGCCGTTCAGCTATGACCCTGAAAAAGCCAAGCAGATTCTTTCTGATGCCGGGGTCGACACGCCGATCACGGTGACGCTGGATGTTATCAACTCGGCACCCTTTACGGACATGGCCCAGTCGCTTCAGGCCAGCTTTGCCGATGCCGGCATCAACTTCGAGATCCTGCCCGGTACCGGCAGTCAGGTCATCACCAAATACCGCGAGCGCAGCCATGAGGCGATGCTGCTGTACTGGGGCCCGGACTTCATGGACCCGCATTCCAACGCCAAGGCCTTCGCCTATAACTCGGATAATTCGGACGAGAATTACGCCGCCACCACCACCTGGCGCAACGCATGGGCCGTGCCGGATGAAATGAATGCTGAAACGATGGCGGCCCTGTCCGAGGCGGACCCGGAAAAACGGGCGGAGATGTATCAGGACCTTCAGAAGAAAGTTCAGGAAGACTCTCCCATCGTGATCATGTTCCAGGCGGCTTATCAGGTGGCCATGAACAACGCCGTCACAGGCTATGTGAACGGCGCGACATCGGATTTCGTTTATTATCGCCTCGTCGAGAAAAACTGA